A section of the Acidobacteriota bacterium genome encodes:
- a CDS encoding O-antigen ligase family protein — MMKDIESGTRQTGTRILLYAILAGLFFEAQPYSVTLLGVRLRISLILAVIGIAAIAYGILRSGVPPRFAVADKFLWLYMGVNLVSLVMSPDKLRSVKIAVLLGVLILLYHLVVILASRPKIFDEAIHVFLSIGLIQIGFGLYQVAAGMLRHFFGWNWPVGHLGLFQAWFIGAPWGRPYGTLVEPDWYGAVCLYYAVVFLALAYSREEKKIFYRFGAAASLAGLFFSFVRAAWVGFLAGILFLVLFRCKASGLRLHPAGLAKAAAGALILFSLFTLVSPTFQTIVQRRFFPQGEVERYRMLTIRAHVAKNAWSQFLESPIMGHGPGTPVRNHSFNHSIIMTALVDTGVVGLAALLAWLGVFFHKGLKKIPEITPGRQPLALGLLAGIAGLLFSYIFTTGLWIPFTWVFLAFFTAAVGTAKTPNASTR, encoded by the coding sequence ATGATGAAGGACATCGAATCCGGCACACGCCAGACAGGGACGCGAATCCTTCTTTATGCCATTCTCGCCGGTCTTTTTTTTGAAGCGCAGCCCTATTCCGTCACTCTTCTCGGCGTCAGGCTCCGCATCTCTCTGATTTTGGCCGTGATCGGAATCGCGGCGATCGCCTACGGAATCCTGAGAAGCGGCGTTCCTCCGAGATTTGCCGTCGCCGACAAATTTCTCTGGCTTTACATGGGGGTGAATCTTGTCTCTCTTGTCATGTCACCCGATAAGCTCCGGAGCGTGAAAATCGCCGTTCTCCTGGGTGTTCTGATCCTTCTCTATCACTTGGTCGTCATCCTGGCGTCAAGGCCGAAGATTTTCGACGAAGCCATCCACGTTTTTCTGAGCATCGGTTTGATACAAATCGGATTCGGTCTCTATCAGGTCGCCGCCGGAATGCTTCGCCACTTTTTCGGTTGGAACTGGCCGGTCGGGCACCTCGGCCTCTTCCAGGCCTGGTTCATCGGCGCCCCCTGGGGTCGCCCGTACGGAACTCTTGTCGAACCCGACTGGTACGGTGCTGTCTGTCTTTATTATGCCGTCGTCTTCCTGGCTCTGGCCTATTCGAGAGAAGAAAAAAAAATATTTTATCGCTTCGGCGCAGCGGCATCCCTGGCCGGGCTTTTCTTCAGCTTCGTCCGCGCCGCCTGGGTGGGTTTTCTGGCGGGCATCCTATTTCTTGTCCTTTTCAGATGCAAGGCCTCCGGCCTGCGTCTTCATCCGGCCGGCCTTGCGAAAGCCGCCGCAGGGGCGCTGATCCTTTTCAGTCTTTTCACTCTTGTTTCACCGACATTCCAGACCATTGTCCAGCGAAGATTTTTTCCCCAGGGAGAAGTGGAGCGTTATCGGATGTTGACGATTCGAGCCCATGTCGCAAAAAACGCCTGGAGCCAATTCCTGGAATCCCCGATTATGGGACACGGACCGGGGACCCCGGTTAGAAATCACAGCTTTAATCACAGCATCATCATGACGGCGCTTGTGGATACGGGAGTCGTCGGCTTGGCGGCTCTTCTGGCTTGGCTGGGGGTCTTTTTCCATAAAGGACTGAAAAAGATCCCGGAGATCACGCCCGGCCGACAGCCCCTGGCTTTAGGCCTCCTCGCGGGAATCGCAGGGCTGCTTTTTTCCTATATTTTCACAACGGGATTATGGATCCCATTCACCTGGGTTTTTCTGGCGTTTTTTACGGCTGCCGTCGGCACAGCGAAAACACCGAACGCGTCAACCCGCTGA